A genomic region of [Eubacterium] eligens ATCC 27750 contains the following coding sequences:
- a CDS encoding helix-turn-helix transcriptional regulator, giving the protein MAVTNNIREIREQRGIYQNDLAAAIGYSTKTVDRIERGDSTPSAEFMLQISKYFNMLVEDVFHVED; this is encoded by the coding sequence ATGGCCGTTACCAATAATATCAGAGAAATCCGGGAGCAGCGTGGCATTTACCAGAACGACCTTGCCGCTGCTATCGGATACAGCACCAAAACTGTCGACAGGATAGAGCGTGGGGACAGTACCCCATCTGCCGAATTTATGCTGCAGATATCAAAGTACTTTAATATGCTGGTGGAAGATGTATTCCATGTGGAAGATTGA